A genomic window from Thermus antranikianii DSM 12462 includes:
- a CDS encoding DUF721 domain-containing protein has protein sequence MPWRLKEVIPEALKKAGGKEKLKRGLVLAAWREVVGRELAQLSEPLALEGGVLTVRVADPVTAHQLTYSRLALLRRYEERFPGVVKEIRFVVGPLEKEPEAPKTPENPERLLWASRRALELAEKAPLELREKVARAALALLQKDRGEPCPICGSPSPKHPCPTCRRLLESPWVRKEAERLKRGRPTGLEGEALLVARHLARQSLLSEMEALYPQALRDETLRPLLRDLAQRFRTLFPGDTLPEAVRSLLAKEA, from the coding sequence ATGCCCTGGCGGCTTAAGGAAGTGATCCCCGAGGCCCTCAAGAAGGCCGGAGGGAAGGAAAAGCTGAAGCGGGGTCTGGTGCTGGCCGCCTGGCGGGAGGTGGTGGGCAGGGAACTTGCCCAGCTCAGCGAGCCCCTGGCCCTCGAGGGGGGTGTCCTCACCGTGCGCGTGGCGGACCCCGTCACCGCCCACCAGCTCACCTATAGCCGCCTGGCCCTTTTGCGACGCTACGAGGAGCGGTTTCCAGGGGTGGTGAAGGAGATCCGCTTTGTGGTGGGGCCCCTGGAGAAGGAGCCAGAGGCCCCCAAAACCCCGGAAAACCCCGAGCGCCTCCTATGGGCAAGCCGCCGGGCTCTGGAGCTGGCGGAAAAAGCCCCCCTGGAGCTACGGGAAAAGGTAGCCCGGGCCGCCCTGGCCCTTTTGCAAAAGGATCGGGGCGAGCCCTGCCCCATCTGCGGAAGCCCCAGCCCCAAGCATCCCTGCCCCACCTGCCGCCGCCTTCTGGAAAGCCCCTGGGTGCGCAAGGAGGCGGAGCGCCTCAAGCGGGGCCGGCCCACGGGCCTCGAGGGGGAAGCCCTCCTGGTGGCTCGGCACCTGGCCAGACAATCCCTTCTCAGCGAGATGGAAGCCCTTTACCCCCAGGCCTTACGGGACGAAACCCTACGTCCTCTACTCCGGGACCTGGCCCAGCGCTTCCGGACCCTCTTTCCTGGGGACACCCTGCCCGAGGCGGTGCGGAGCCTCCTCGCCAAGGAAGCCTAA
- the recF gene encoding DNA replication/repair protein RecF (All proteins in this family for which functions are known are DNA-binding proteins that assist the filamentation of RecA onto DNA for the initiation of recombination or recombinational repair.) yields MRLLVFRQRNFRNLAFSAFQPPQGLFALVGGNAQGKTSLLLGIHLALGGEVRASLADLIRFGEEEAWLQAEVETELGLYRIEQRLRPEGREIVLNEKAVSLRALHELPGSVLVLPEDVEVVLGSREERRAFLDRLIGRFSRRYAALLSAYEKALRQRNALLKAGGNGLSVWDQELARYGTEIMAFRRRFLKRFLPIFQSVHRSLAPGEVGLLLEETAPGDLLEALRTRREEELARGQTLVGPHRDDLVFLLSGRPVHRFGSRGEAKGVALALRLAEHRLLSEHHGEAPLLLVDEWSEELDEGKRQAVLAYTRTLPQAILAGLWAPEGVPVCWVEGGVVLC; encoded by the coding sequence ATGCGGCTCCTCGTCTTCCGCCAGAGGAACTTCCGCAACCTGGCCTTTTCGGCCTTCCAGCCCCCTCAGGGCCTTTTCGCCCTGGTGGGAGGGAACGCCCAGGGGAAGACCAGCCTCCTCCTCGGCATCCACCTGGCCCTTGGAGGCGAGGTCCGGGCTTCCCTGGCCGACCTGATCCGTTTCGGAGAGGAGGAAGCCTGGCTGCAGGCGGAGGTGGAAACCGAGCTGGGTCTATACCGGATCGAGCAACGGCTCCGGCCGGAGGGAAGGGAGATCGTGCTGAACGAGAAGGCGGTGAGCCTAAGGGCTCTCCACGAGCTTCCGGGCTCGGTCCTGGTCCTGCCTGAGGACGTGGAGGTGGTGCTGGGAAGCCGGGAGGAGAGGCGGGCCTTTCTGGATCGCCTGATCGGGCGCTTCTCCCGCCGGTACGCCGCCCTTCTTTCCGCCTACGAAAAGGCCCTGCGCCAGCGAAACGCCCTTTTGAAGGCCGGCGGGAACGGGCTTTCCGTATGGGATCAGGAGCTGGCCCGCTACGGCACGGAGATCATGGCCTTTAGAAGGCGCTTCTTAAAGCGGTTCTTGCCCATATTCCAATCCGTCCACCGGAGCCTGGCCCCGGGGGAGGTGGGGCTTCTTCTGGAGGAAACCGCCCCGGGGGATCTCCTCGAGGCCCTAAGGACCCGGAGGGAAGAGGAGCTGGCCCGGGGGCAGACCCTGGTGGGCCCCCACCGCGACGACCTGGTCTTCCTGCTCTCAGGCCGGCCGGTCCACCGCTTTGGAAGCCGGGGGGAAGCCAAAGGGGTGGCCCTGGCCCTGCGCCTGGCCGAGCACCGCCTGCTTTCCGAGCACCATGGGGAAGCCCCCCTTCTCCTGGTGGACGAGTGGAGCGAGGAGCTGGACGAGGGCAAACGGCAGGCGGTTCTGGCCTATACCCGCACCCTACCCCAGGCCATCCTGGCGGGGCTTTGGGCCCCCGAGGGGGTGCCGGTATGCTGGGTGGAAGGAGGGGTGGTCCTATGCTGA